Proteins encoded by one window of Cellvibrio sp. KY-GH-1:
- a CDS encoding non-ribosomal peptide synthetase, with translation MANAIESTLIDLWCKFLKLDISQASPETTFFEYGGSSLSGIEFSRQLSEKLGLMLPLTCVLQHSTLSSLQNYLSEKLRASESNVESNSALLIGTSPLIGASSSDSALAAMSPLQQAYWYGEYRHYEMGGPGTWSAIYATDFLDVQKFIDSLVKAVDRHPIFRARFDKNAMLSLGEQSAVAITRENISTFTQAEKEKILRKSVEDTQKQLGSLSDGPHLAIGIYEDHERVSIILVGRLLIMDGMSADVFANDLWAIYNGKGVEPINCTPLDYFQHLAAYRSSSNTSYMNAVTYWDARLQTLPGAPELPKNRATKSHSNDSVIMKRHAFMLPKVKWENLKRNAAAFGITPTVAVCAVFSEILSRWTGQNHFTLNMMHGNRFPFHPDVDKLVGCLSDTLLLEVKFDAGVFSKNALSLQQQLFSDMEHVAVSGTDVLRKLAAQKGYTDGQPLMPVVFASALGPQSDHETAFFMEKFGWQPVESGLQTPHVLLDHQILENNGNLILQWDAREDILPLDFISSMLEAYQNLLGHLSSENSSAWTHQLPDLLPSRQREIRTLVNNTSKDNNSNILLHQALVASALEFPQQQALRTLDYSWSYLELLAWAQASARELTARQLHKNELVGVFLPKSAEQITATLAILLAGGVYVPIAIDTPVTRVKQIVDKCNLRFLYTLDNSDGIGALEFEGVTKIQVPTYDKHFEANFDVRFSQVPSDLGYVIFTSGTTGIPKGVAITHESAMNTIVDINQRFNVTDKDKIIGVSELNFDLSVYDIFGTFSSGATLILPDHKLSKNPIHLCTLIEEFKVSVWNSVPAFFEMLVEYCELRELDALQNLTNIFLSGDWIPISLPDRIKKLAPQSELISMGGATEASIWSNYHIVKDVPADWTSIPYGKPLTNQYFCVLTPQMEDAPDWVPGELYIGGKGLAKEYYADPERTSLQFIRHAGNDQCLYRTGDWARYWPDGTLEFLGRRDTQVKIRGHRIELGDLDAAFGKLSSVKDSVSIVNLQNQQLVSFVVLKIDTTPDSLLAQVSEYLPKYMIPTKVIILESLPLTANKKIDRSALASLAESTVSELPDTISTPLEKLITDIWAELLSVATIRSNQNYFELGGTSISAIRMLSILSQKLKKELPFGLIFDAPTPKELAVAIEALVDNGPSNLVALNNKPNQNTVYCVHPVGGNVFCYRDFAQLWQGKVFGVQSIGLDSEETPLTTIKEMANVYTQAILDKQLAGPILILGWSMGGLIALEMARIISKKGREVKVAILDTWVPTATGNFKSTSNLSLVNAFFSDITEGKHPHILSENGNAADDVLIKRGKEWLLARGIDVSLSDVMLTRLFNIYKSNHMAISSHIPLTTKAPILFIDAIRRDSALLDYLEPLSHSDVWLEALPDVTKREIDANHFQVISAEALQDLLPMVVEFYREHQ, from the coding sequence AGCGATGAGCCCGTTACAGCAAGCTTACTGGTATGGCGAATATCGCCACTATGAGATGGGCGGCCCAGGGACCTGGAGTGCTATTTATGCGACAGATTTTCTGGATGTTCAGAAGTTCATAGACTCTTTGGTTAAGGCTGTTGATCGCCATCCGATATTTCGAGCTCGATTTGACAAGAATGCGATGCTTTCCCTTGGTGAACAATCGGCGGTTGCGATAACCAGAGAAAATATATCGACTTTCACTCAAGCTGAAAAAGAGAAGATTCTACGTAAGAGTGTTGAAGACACTCAAAAACAACTGGGAAGCCTTAGCGATGGCCCTCATCTTGCCATAGGAATTTATGAAGACCATGAGCGCGTTTCGATTATATTAGTGGGGCGCCTGCTTATCATGGACGGTATGTCCGCTGACGTATTTGCCAATGATCTATGGGCTATCTACAACGGCAAGGGTGTTGAGCCAATAAATTGCACTCCGCTAGATTATTTCCAGCACTTGGCTGCATATCGCAGTAGCAGCAACACGAGCTATATGAATGCGGTAACCTACTGGGATGCGCGCTTGCAAACGTTGCCGGGCGCACCGGAACTTCCTAAAAATCGCGCCACAAAATCGCATTCAAATGACTCGGTAATCATGAAGCGTCACGCATTCATGTTGCCAAAAGTTAAATGGGAAAATTTGAAGCGGAATGCCGCTGCGTTCGGCATTACTCCGACTGTAGCGGTGTGTGCAGTGTTCTCTGAAATTCTGTCCAGATGGACCGGACAAAATCATTTCACGCTCAATATGATGCATGGAAATCGATTTCCATTTCATCCTGACGTCGACAAATTGGTTGGATGTTTAAGCGATACACTTTTATTAGAAGTAAAGTTTGACGCTGGTGTTTTTTCGAAGAATGCATTGAGTTTGCAACAGCAACTGTTTTCAGATATGGAGCATGTAGCCGTATCCGGAACAGATGTGCTGAGAAAATTAGCCGCGCAAAAAGGCTATACGGATGGACAACCACTAATGCCAGTGGTTTTTGCGAGCGCTTTAGGCCCCCAAAGCGATCATGAAACAGCATTTTTCATGGAAAAATTTGGCTGGCAGCCAGTAGAAAGTGGATTGCAAACTCCCCATGTACTGCTCGATCATCAAATTTTAGAAAATAACGGAAATTTAATTCTGCAATGGGACGCGCGCGAGGATATTCTTCCCCTGGATTTTATAAGCAGTATGCTGGAAGCCTATCAAAATTTGTTGGGCCATCTTTCATCTGAAAATTCATCAGCCTGGACGCATCAACTTCCTGACTTGTTACCATCCAGACAACGAGAAATCCGTACACTCGTAAATAATACTAGCAAAGACAATAACTCGAATATTCTACTTCACCAAGCTTTAGTAGCTAGTGCACTCGAGTTTCCCCAGCAGCAAGCCCTGCGGACTCTCGACTATTCCTGGAGTTATCTTGAGCTTTTAGCCTGGGCTCAAGCGAGCGCCAGAGAGTTAACAGCACGCCAGCTCCATAAGAATGAATTGGTAGGTGTATTCCTTCCCAAGAGTGCCGAGCAAATTACCGCGACCCTGGCAATTCTTTTGGCGGGAGGTGTTTATGTGCCTATCGCTATAGACACTCCAGTTACGCGGGTTAAGCAAATCGTTGATAAATGTAATCTCCGGTTTCTTTACACTCTGGATAATTCTGATGGCATAGGAGCGCTGGAATTTGAAGGTGTTACAAAAATTCAAGTACCAACCTACGATAAACACTTTGAAGCAAACTTCGACGTAAGGTTTTCTCAAGTACCGTCCGATCTTGGTTACGTTATCTTCACCTCTGGAACAACTGGTATACCCAAGGGTGTGGCTATTACCCATGAAAGCGCTATGAATACAATCGTCGATATCAATCAACGATTCAATGTAACGGACAAGGACAAAATTATTGGCGTTTCCGAGTTGAATTTTGATTTGTCGGTTTACGATATTTTCGGGACGTTTAGCTCTGGTGCAACGTTAATATTGCCAGATCATAAATTGTCAAAAAATCCCATTCATCTATGCACGTTGATCGAAGAATTTAAAGTCAGTGTCTGGAATAGTGTACCAGCCTTTTTTGAAATGTTGGTTGAATATTGTGAATTGCGGGAGCTGGATGCACTACAAAATTTGACGAACATTTTTTTGAGCGGTGATTGGATCCCTATTAGCTTACCTGATCGTATAAAAAAGCTTGCACCGCAAAGTGAATTGATCAGTATGGGCGGAGCAACAGAAGCATCGATTTGGTCCAACTATCATATTGTGAAAGACGTCCCTGCGGATTGGACGAGCATACCGTACGGGAAGCCATTAACGAACCAGTATTTCTGTGTGCTAACCCCACAAATGGAAGATGCCCCCGATTGGGTACCCGGTGAGCTCTATATTGGCGGAAAGGGGCTTGCAAAAGAATATTATGCAGACCCGGAGCGCACGTCCCTCCAGTTTATTCGGCATGCTGGAAACGACCAGTGTCTTTACAGAACCGGAGATTGGGCTCGATATTGGCCGGATGGAACGCTTGAATTTCTCGGTCGGCGGGACACGCAAGTAAAAATTCGTGGTCATCGTATAGAGCTCGGCGATTTGGATGCAGCTTTCGGAAAACTATCGTCCGTAAAGGACTCCGTCAGCATTGTAAATCTCCAAAATCAACAACTGGTGTCATTTGTGGTATTAAAAATTGACACGACACCTGATTCCTTATTAGCGCAGGTATCAGAATACTTGCCTAAATATATGATACCAACCAAGGTAATAATCCTGGAATCGCTGCCGCTTACCGCTAATAAAAAAATAGACCGGTCTGCACTGGCTTCGCTTGCCGAATCTACCGTTAGCGAATTGCCAGATACTATCTCGACACCACTGGAAAAGCTCATCACGGATATCTGGGCGGAGCTACTGAGTGTAGCAACCATACGCTCGAATCAAAACTACTTTGAACTTGGTGGAACATCTATATCAGCAATTCGAATGCTCTCCATCCTGAGTCAAAAACTTAAGAAAGAACTTCCTTTTGGTTTGATCTTTGATGCGCCGACACCAAAAGAACTCGCCGTCGCGATTGAGGCCCTGGTGGATAATGGACCGAGCAATTTAGTGGCGCTGAATAATAAACCAAACCAGAATACAGTGTATTGCGTGCATCCGGTTGGGGGGAATGTATTTTGTTATCGGGACTTTGCGCAATTGTGGCAAGGAAAAGTTTTTGGTGTCCAATCGATAGGCCTCGATAGCGAAGAAACGCCTTTAACCACTATCAAGGAGATGGCTAATGTATATACCCAAGCCATTCTTGACAAACAATTGGCAGGGCCAATATTAATTTTGGGATGGTCCATGGGCGGATTGATAGCCCTTGAAATGGCTCGGATTATCAGCAAAAAAGGAAGAGAGGTTAAAGTAGCCATTCTGGATACCTGGGTTCCCACCGCTACCGGCAATTTCAAAAGCACTTCAAATTTATCCCTCGTTAATGCATTTTTCTCAGACATCACCGAAGGGAAGCATCCTCATATCCTAAGTGAAAACGGTAACGCTGCTGATGACGTATTAATAAAGCGTGGTAAAGAATGGTTACTTGCGCGGGGCATTGATGTTTCGTTGAGTGACGTCATGTTAACGCGACTATTTAATATTTATAAAAGCAATCATATGGCGATTTCATCGCATATTCCGCTTACCACAAAGGCGCCAATTCTATTTATCGATGCTATTCGTCGAGATTCCGCATTACTTGATTATTTGGAGCCGCTATCTCATAGCGATGTGTGGCTCGAAGCACTACCCGATGTGACAAAGCGAGAGATTGATGCAAACCACTTTCAAGTGATTTCAGCTGAGGCATTGCAAGATCTTCTACCCATGGTTGTCGAATTTTATAGAGAGCACCAATGA
- a CDS encoding 3-oxoacyl-[acyl-carrier-protein] synthase III C-terminal domain-containing protein has translation MTIPAKPIYIHSFSHRCGDWIPIEEMQDAIDNQAAIHQLSRLGIQRFSKLQTSLNALITENLERSLGQAKLSADDIDATIFFSTTLDPYIQHSDVPMALHDLGITRAIPYGVFYNQCTNHTQALQLAQLLCAEGRANHIAVFGYDALDDNKISRILPSRTSVYSDAFISCIVSREVRKDSYRIDSIDHLYAPEISQYNRPEDALHFITAYSRRFSEICQQSYKNNLTSSNEYNFLITPNYNFSVVKNLAEIAGFPEDRVYRDNITRYSHCFSGDHFIALQHLEKANKTQQGNRYLLTAVGGFVTFSAVTLMRV, from the coding sequence ATGACCATTCCCGCAAAACCAATTTATATTCATTCATTTTCTCATCGGTGTGGTGACTGGATCCCTATCGAAGAAATGCAAGATGCAATTGACAATCAGGCCGCAATCCATCAATTGAGTCGGTTGGGAATACAGCGTTTTTCGAAATTGCAAACATCACTGAACGCACTAATTACAGAGAACCTGGAACGTTCATTAGGACAAGCCAAACTCTCGGCTGATGATATCGATGCGACTATTTTCTTTTCGACAACACTGGACCCCTATATCCAGCATAGCGATGTGCCTATGGCGTTGCATGACCTGGGAATCACTCGGGCAATTCCATACGGTGTTTTCTATAACCAGTGCACTAATCATACGCAGGCGCTTCAATTAGCACAGCTCCTGTGTGCGGAGGGGCGGGCAAACCATATCGCTGTTTTTGGCTATGACGCATTGGATGACAATAAAATATCGCGCATATTGCCAAGCCGCACATCTGTTTATAGTGATGCCTTTATTAGCTGTATTGTAAGTAGAGAGGTACGCAAAGATTCCTATCGAATAGATTCGATAGATCACCTCTATGCACCGGAAATAAGTCAATACAACCGCCCTGAAGATGCATTGCATTTCATTACTGCATACTCCAGGCGCTTCAGCGAAATTTGTCAACAATCCTACAAAAATAACCTGACCAGCTCAAATGAATACAATTTTCTGATTACACCAAACTACAACTTTTCCGTTGTGAAAAACCTTGCAGAAATTGCTGGATTTCCGGAAGACCGTGTTTACCGGGACAATATCACCCGCTACTCGCATTGTTTTTCAGGCGATCACTTTATTGCATTGCAACATCTGGAAAAGGCAAATAAAACACAACAAGGAAATCGTTATCTACTTACTGCCGTTGGAGGCTTTGTGACCTTCAGCGCCGTTACCCTTATGCGGGTTTAG
- a CDS encoding diiron oxygenase, producing the protein MNSAKLANKLADRSKDNFYNVYEIFEWPETLPNDNFWLGGDLLTIHNTEISNEASEHQKIHLSQLETINLFSIFAHGESDLLQTILKNCFRPDLAHMKEYLIHFIDEENKHMWFFSEFCRRYDGGVFPSRKFEMPSKFSPDLERLLAFLRILIFEEIGDFFNANTIKNHSIPTFVRAIHERHHLDEVGHIAIGWKIAEELLVNLKTVDTCTLKNMIRHIDNYIQISLQGFYNPDVYQRVGFAEPYELREKLICHPGRVQIHNIITKRARSKLNNLWTLVDNSEENNYVA; encoded by the coding sequence ATGAACAGCGCTAAATTAGCTAATAAGCTAGCTGATAGGTCTAAGGATAATTTCTATAACGTTTACGAAATATTTGAATGGCCGGAAACGCTACCCAATGACAATTTCTGGTTGGGCGGTGATCTCCTGACTATACATAACACAGAAATTTCCAATGAAGCATCCGAGCATCAAAAGATACATCTAAGCCAATTAGAGACGATAAACCTTTTCTCGATCTTTGCGCATGGTGAAAGCGATTTACTGCAAACCATCCTAAAAAATTGCTTTCGTCCTGATCTTGCGCATATGAAAGAATATTTGATTCATTTTATAGATGAAGAAAATAAACACATGTGGTTCTTTTCAGAATTTTGCCGTCGCTATGACGGTGGAGTATTTCCTAGCCGGAAATTTGAGATGCCTTCTAAATTTTCGCCCGATCTGGAACGACTATTGGCATTCTTGCGGATATTGATATTTGAAGAGATCGGGGATTTTTTTAACGCAAACACCATTAAAAATCATAGCATTCCAACATTTGTTCGAGCAATCCACGAGCGGCATCATCTGGATGAAGTTGGACATATAGCGATTGGATGGAAAATAGCAGAAGAGTTATTAGTGAATTTGAAAACTGTTGATACCTGCACGCTTAAAAATATGATTAGACATATCGACAATTATATCCAAATCTCACTGCAAGGCTTTTATAACCCGGATGTTTATCAACGGGTTGGATTCGCGGAGCCCTATGAGCTTCGGGAAAAGCTTATTTGCCACCCGGGGAGAGTTCAAATTCACAACATCATAACCAAGCGCGCCAGATCAAAATTAAATAATTTATGGACCCTGGTAGATAACAGCGAGGAGAATAACTATGTCGCATGA
- a CDS encoding MFS transporter, whose amino-acid sequence MNNSKVGSTFITVLLRLMIIPWILQSIRELYRTGYRRNESCQVLKDAESIPGKVYLSLSIFQAIASAGTGIVISAGAIAIVHLSDGNSTWAGIPVALVLGVSAVASIPFAVWKDKCGYGQLLHLASWSGLVGAILCITSLYTGLIACMILGLLGIGTATCAIFMSRFSAIEMTAPQERGKAFSFVMTGATIGAIAAPLIASAMSNLFEKVEGQLSAPFIVAFCCYISGFPLLKFSIPRALLFTPLLQPVTQGGGRQPVGAQQNSTLNISIAMICVIATQASRVLLMAVSPIYMKNLGFSNEVISIILSIFFVGMYGTSYIAGWLSDKVGRRFVISAGACILTGSYLLIAASTQMAVVTASLFLLGLGWNFCFISSNVILTDFTKGLSNPGKVQGLNDVLVNIASGCASIAGGILLSGYQITGIVMIGIGLSIMPLFALLIFKVINSMYANSAELAGGK is encoded by the coding sequence ATGAATAACTCTAAAGTGGGATCCACATTTATCACTGTCTTATTGAGACTCATGATAATTCCATGGATATTGCAATCAATTCGCGAGCTCTATCGAACGGGGTATCGTAGAAATGAATCATGTCAAGTATTAAAGGATGCGGAGTCGATCCCTGGAAAAGTTTATCTTTCCTTATCAATTTTCCAGGCTATAGCATCTGCGGGTACTGGCATTGTGATTTCTGCAGGTGCGATTGCAATCGTTCATCTGTCGGACGGCAATTCTACTTGGGCAGGGATTCCCGTCGCACTAGTGTTGGGTGTGTCGGCGGTAGCTTCCATTCCTTTCGCTGTATGGAAGGACAAATGTGGTTATGGGCAATTACTCCATTTAGCATCCTGGTCCGGCCTTGTAGGGGCAATTCTCTGTATTACCTCTTTGTATACAGGATTAATTGCCTGCATGATCCTTGGTTTACTTGGGATAGGTACGGCCACCTGTGCAATTTTTATGAGTCGGTTTTCTGCGATCGAAATGACTGCCCCACAAGAACGTGGAAAAGCATTTTCGTTCGTAATGACTGGTGCAACAATAGGTGCAATTGCCGCACCGTTGATTGCCAGTGCAATGAGCAACCTATTTGAAAAAGTGGAGGGGCAATTATCGGCTCCGTTTATTGTAGCCTTTTGTTGTTATATAAGCGGATTTCCTTTATTAAAGTTTAGTATCCCGCGCGCGCTCCTTTTTACTCCGTTGCTTCAACCTGTAACACAAGGCGGGGGGCGCCAACCTGTCGGCGCGCAACAAAATTCCACGCTGAATATCAGCATTGCAATGATATGCGTGATAGCAACACAAGCGTCGCGTGTTTTATTGATGGCGGTTTCTCCTATTTACATGAAGAACCTCGGTTTCTCTAACGAAGTGATATCAATTATTTTGTCGATTTTCTTTGTCGGCATGTATGGCACTTCTTATATCGCTGGCTGGCTCTCAGACAAAGTCGGGCGTCGGTTTGTAATCAGCGCCGGCGCATGCATTCTGACTGGCTCCTATTTGTTAATCGCTGCAAGTACGCAAATGGCCGTCGTGACTGCATCACTTTTCTTGCTTGGGCTTGGATGGAACTTCTGCTTTATTTCTTCCAACGTAATTCTCACTGATTTTACAAAAGGCCTTTCAAATCCAGGAAAAGTGCAAGGGCTCAATGATGTCCTGGTAAATATTGCATCGGGTTGCGCGAGTATTGCGGGGGGGATTCTCCTGTCCGGTTATCAAATCACCGGCATAGTGATGATAGGTATAGGCCTATCAATTATGCCTCTATTCGCATTGTTGATTTTCAAAGTCATCAACTCTATGTACGCAAATTCGGCAGAACTGGCCGGAGGAAAGTGA
- a CDS encoding DUF1684 domain-containing protein, which produces MTVFDEFMNFRQQREASLRTPHGWLSVVGLYWLENERTRIGSTAECDIHIESSTQFCITFHLSNETRVFAETSCASVTVNNHPFSEGELYSDESGSPSIIRIDSISIELLRRSGKFAVRVRDSRQKKITQFPPLQWYPETESFRLPATFVAHPHDKTMPISLALGGTYELSNPGYLRFNFNGNEYQLEVIKQGNANQLFVIFKDKTNGDYSYGGGRFLFIPFDLWDEKVSALTIDFNRSISPPCAFTEAATCPLPPANNSLPFAVEAGELKPYNSFG; this is translated from the coding sequence ATGACTGTATTCGATGAATTTATGAATTTCCGGCAACAGCGTGAAGCTTCCTTGCGAACACCTCACGGTTGGCTTAGCGTGGTTGGATTATATTGGTTAGAAAATGAAAGAACTCGCATTGGGTCAACTGCAGAATGTGATATTCATATAGAGTCCTCAACCCAGTTTTGCATAACCTTTCATCTGTCAAATGAAACCAGAGTTTTTGCCGAGACATCGTGCGCATCAGTGACAGTAAACAATCATCCTTTTAGCGAGGGTGAGCTTTATTCGGATGAAAGTGGTAGTCCGAGTATTATTCGAATCGATTCAATCAGTATCGAATTGCTGCGTCGATCTGGAAAATTCGCGGTGAGAGTACGAGATAGTCGCCAAAAAAAAATTACGCAATTTCCTCCCTTACAGTGGTATCCGGAAACTGAGTCTTTTCGGTTACCGGCAACATTTGTTGCGCATCCGCACGACAAGACTATGCCGATATCATTGGCGCTCGGCGGAACTTATGAGCTATCCAACCCTGGTTACCTGCGTTTCAATTTCAATGGAAACGAATACCAATTGGAAGTAATTAAACAAGGCAATGCGAACCAACTATTTGTTATTTTCAAGGATAAGACCAACGGGGATTATTCTTATGGTGGTGGTCGATTTTTATTTATTCCCTTTGACCTATGGGATGAAAAAGTTTCGGCGCTTACCATAGATTTTAATAGATCTATTTCTCCGCCTTGCGCATTTACTGAAGCTGCTACCTGCCCTCTTCCTCCGGCAAATAATAGCTTGCCCTTTGCAGTAGAGGCCGGTGAATTGAAGCCATACAATTCCTTCGGATAA
- a CDS encoding Phenylacetic acid catabolic protein — MSFALEPELTKISVAGPKEFFDMPEEYQNLVIRQMMVHTEGELSGADDYIHIFYPMTNDANEKKVCCERAAEEADHYIKGAKVLSDIGVDTSYMLDQKLEERNLFATEAVQHINNWAERALFSFLGEAAVLEMLYEMEQSSYKPIAEMCVGVIKEEKVHVAHGYRIARDMCATEEGKREIQIALERWWPTTLDMFGKSESKRSKEYIKWGLRQYSNEEARQRFMDITKPKLEKLGLQIPDDFKDRKFL; from the coding sequence ATGTCTTTCGCACTTGAACCTGAATTAACAAAAATTTCCGTTGCAGGCCCTAAAGAGTTTTTCGATATGCCAGAGGAGTATCAAAATTTGGTGATTCGTCAAATGATGGTGCATACGGAAGGCGAGCTTTCAGGTGCTGATGATTATATTCATATTTTTTACCCTATGACCAATGATGCCAATGAAAAGAAAGTGTGTTGTGAGCGAGCTGCCGAAGAGGCGGATCACTACATAAAAGGCGCGAAAGTGTTGTCAGATATAGGGGTCGACACAAGTTATATGCTGGATCAAAAATTAGAAGAGCGAAATTTGTTCGCCACCGAAGCCGTTCAACATATTAATAATTGGGCGGAGCGCGCATTGTTCTCCTTTTTAGGTGAGGCAGCTGTTCTGGAAATGCTTTATGAAATGGAGCAAAGCAGTTACAAACCTATCGCTGAAATGTGTGTGGGTGTAATTAAGGAGGAAAAAGTGCATGTGGCACACGGATATCGAATTGCCAGGGACATGTGTGCAACAGAAGAAGGAAAGCGAGAGATTCAAATCGCACTTGAGCGCTGGTGGCCTACCACCTTGGATATGTTTGGAAAGTCAGAATCAAAACGTTCCAAAGAATACATTAAATGGGGTTTGAGACAGTACTCTAATGAAGAGGCTCGTCAACGCTTCATGGATATTACCAAGCCAAAACTGGAGAAGTTGGGATTGCAAATTCCGGACGATTTTAAAGATAGGAAATTTTTGTAA
- a CDS encoding radical SAM protein: MKKSDLAILKLLDGDTDYLRRYLRIRDISKNVRVSEYLITNACNIRCKGCWFFEYDFDKKSKEVTDLQRLEQFLLKERARGINSALIIGGEPTLFPDRVKLFTEIMDNVTVSTNGLKKMPIKGFESVAVLISLFGGGKLDDELRAIKPNKSTFTGLFDTALENYCDDPRACFIFAITEDGIDYIEETVRKIHDNGNRVTFNFYSKYDSADPLYQKDRDALLNEALRVKNLYPKTVLSHPYYINSIVTGKTHWDKFSYEVCPSISVDHPDNQERIKNGNPVLPGFNAWAADLETINLCCTSGHCDSCQDSQAVFSWLLMSMAKFRGEPEMLKTWIGIAESYWAQFSWIKKFDTDADDIDRALVTPTYNNFITSDAVF; encoded by the coding sequence ATGAAAAAATCTGATTTGGCAATACTCAAACTCCTGGATGGTGATACCGACTACCTTAGACGATACCTGCGGATTCGAGATATATCGAAAAATGTTCGGGTATCTGAATATCTCATCACCAACGCATGCAATATTCGATGTAAAGGCTGTTGGTTTTTTGAATATGATTTTGATAAAAAATCAAAAGAAGTTACAGATCTACAGAGGCTGGAGCAATTTCTATTAAAAGAAAGAGCGCGTGGGATCAACTCTGCGTTAATTATCGGAGGGGAGCCAACCCTGTTTCCAGACCGGGTAAAGTTGTTCACCGAAATTATGGACAACGTTACTGTTTCAACAAATGGTTTGAAAAAGATGCCCATTAAAGGATTTGAAAGTGTGGCAGTGTTGATCAGTTTGTTTGGAGGTGGAAAGCTGGATGATGAACTGCGGGCGATCAAACCTAATAAATCTACTTTCACTGGCTTATTTGATACAGCACTCGAAAACTATTGTGATGATCCGCGCGCCTGTTTTATTTTTGCAATAACCGAGGATGGCATAGATTACATTGAGGAAACTGTAAGAAAAATACACGACAATGGTAATCGCGTCACGTTTAACTTCTACAGTAAATACGATTCCGCAGACCCTTTGTACCAGAAAGATCGCGATGCGCTTCTAAACGAAGCCCTACGAGTCAAAAACCTGTATCCAAAAACGGTATTAAGCCATCCCTATTACATCAATTCCATTGTCACTGGAAAAACCCATTGGGATAAATTTTCCTATGAGGTTTGCCCTAGCATCAGTGTGGATCATCCTGATAACCAGGAGAGGATCAAAAATGGCAATCCGGTGCTGCCCGGATTTAACGCGTGGGCTGCCGATCTGGAAACTATCAACTTGTGTTGTACATCAGGGCATTGCGATAGTTGCCAGGACAGTCAAGCGGTGTTCAGCTGGTTACTCATGAGCATGGCGAAATTTCGTGGGGAACCGGAGATGCTAAAAACATGGATAGGTATAGCAGAGAGCTACTGGGCC